One window of the Salvia splendens isolate huo1 chromosome 1, SspV2, whole genome shotgun sequence genome contains the following:
- the LOC121756209 gene encoding uncharacterized protein LOC121756209 isoform X2 → MEKEEYKLEVQAEVEEQEAEETTPLVRNSRNGDDSKIIPKYGVEINGGVSNGGVSQNENEELIIPAENQKMEEIDWVLENEAINGGEESEKKVLGSGAEAINGGKNSKENLVFHEKAEGVWKCRICTWKYGNESVCVDAIKTFNFVCEGLRVNPIPTYIHKTLIVEDPARTKHDVSSLVPVIQFNGASVIDNQHGEEGKEDGFSSSDGLPSDSSSQEGFVAGVDSTYAYIIREPVLKGPAKFDVSSLDPVIQLNGASVINNQHGEEDKESGVLSSDALSSDSSSQEGVDSTSTYIIREQVLKGPAKYTVSSLDPVIQFNGASVINNQHDEEGKENGVSSSDVLPSDSSSQEGTIREPILKGPAKYDISSLDPVIQFNGASVINNQHEDEDKENGVSSSDVMSSDSSSQEYLVESVNSTPSYIIREPILKGPGKYIIPSLDPAVEFNGASEISNQYEEEIEKNSISETIDGPSKEIESEETELINEDDLEITELDVERVIRKQTTHDLYCPNCKSCITKRVILSKRKRRRKIPDEEVKRPKTETAAVGTVSSEDQVHQEGEVGNDDAQTQPIDEDDRDRGPAIFRCLSCFSIFIPTGDGFRLFGGRSGKENVRDGQAPDVKKSWFDIFKPNRQKTLVGEGISSETNVQQVSSAFPSSSPARVSGQPLVLQDTAPPARAPARLEGTTADEIQDLKLPLLVDESKAVDQQMESKPSREVQTIQGNDVVQLPQPSVSAAVDADGTLISVSIPHNEQEVRATIVTTTILDSINVDSRSSDSGNSSETNVQQVSLAIPSSRPARVSGQPLVLQDTAPPARAPARFKGTTAETAAHEGRDLKIPLLDKSDAVLATDQQTEPKPIQEVQTIQDNDIVQLPQPSVDADSTLISVSIPHSEQDVRATIVTTSVLDNRNIDSSSDTGEVYPAEVPQKVTTTTTVDFRHDKPLRTSIISEIGDAPSPQGVGNDTRITIIDAHPVATITPPTVSQSGTQTNTAEREVIGAREEIKVEVIKSIVYGGLAETMTSLSVVSSAAGGGAATLNVLTLGAANLIGGLFIIAHNLWDLKCDRVEEQLSNQVTEQVDRYRQLLGRRQNFALHAFVAIVAYIAFGLVPPVVYGFSFRESDDKQLKLLMVAAASFVCILVLSLGKACVQRPPKPYLKTVATFLIIGISASGVSYAAGGLVERLLEKLGLFEPSSVAPNLLVPDMRPVGSGWASL, encoded by the exons aatgaagagCTAATCATTCCTGCAGAAAACCAGAAAATGGAGGAGATTGATTGGGTTCTTGAAAATGAAGCCATTAATGGAGGAGAGGAGAGTGAAAAAAAGGTTCTTGGAAGTGGAGCAGAAGCCATTAATGGGGGCAAGAATTCAAAGGAAAATCTTGTTTTCCATGAAAAAGCTGAAG GAGTGTGGAAGTGTCGAATCTGCACTTGGAAGTATGGCAATGAAAGTGTCTGTGTTGATGCTATCAAAACTTTTAATTTTGTGTGTGAAG GTTTACGTGTTAATCCTATACCTACGTATATTCATAAGACGCTAATTGTGGAGGATCCTGCACGTACAAAACACGATGTCTCATCACTTGTTCCCGTAATTCAGTTCAATGGTGCTTCGGTCATAGACAATCAACACGGGGAAGAGGGCAAGGAGGATGGCTTTTCGAGCTCAGATGGGTTGCCTTCAGACAGTTCATCTCAAGAAG GTTTCGTTGCAGGTGTTGATTCCACATATGCATACATTATAAGGGAGCCAGTCTTGAAAGGACCTGCGAAATTCGACGTCTCGTCTCTTGATCCTGTCATTCAGTTGAATGGTGCTTCGGTCATAAACAATCAACACGGGGAAGAGGACAAGGAGAGTGGCGTTTTGAGTTCAGATGCTCTGTCTTCAGACAGTTCATCTCAAGAAG GTGTTGATTCAACATCTACATATATTATAAGGGAGCAAGTCTTGAAAGGACCTGCAAAATACACTGTCTCGTCTCTTGATCCCGTCATTCAGTTCAATGGTGCTTCGGTCATAAACAATCAACACGACGAAGAGGGCAAGGAGAATGGCGTTTCGAGTTCAGATGTCCTGCCTTCAGACAGTTCATCTCAAGAAG GTACTATAAGGGAGCCAATCTTGAAAGGACCTGCAAAATACGACATCTCGTCTCTTGATCCCGTCATTCAGTTCAATGGTGCTTCGGTCATAAACAATCAACACGAGGACGAGGACAAGGAGAATGGCGTTTCGAGTTCAGATGTCATGTCTTCAGACAGTTCATCTCAAGAAT ATTTGGTTGAAAGTGTTAATTCTACGCCTTCATATATTATAAGGGAGCCAATCTTGAAAGGGCCTGGAAAATACATCATCCCGTCTCTTGATCCGGCTGTTGAGTTCAATGGAGCTTCCGAAATAAGCAATCAATACGAGGAGGAGATTGAGAAGAACAGCATCTCTGAAACGATTGACGGGCCTTCCAAAGAGATCGAGAGTGAAGAAACCGAGCTGATTAACGAGGATGATCTGGAAATTACAGAGTTGGACGTCGAAAGAGTCATTCGGAAGCAGACCACACATGATCTGTACTGTCCCAACTGCAAGTCTTGCATTACAAAGAGGGTTATTCTTAGCAAACGAAAGCGCAGAAGAAAGATTCCCGATGAGGAGGTGAAGCGTCCCAAAACAGAAACTGCAGCTGTAGGGACTGTTTCGTCCGAGGATCAAGTTCATCAGGAAGGTGAAGTTGGTAACGACGATGCTCAAACACAACCAATCGATGAAGATGACCGTGACAGAGGCCCGGCTATATTTCGTTGCTTATCGTGCTTCAGCATTTTCATTCCAACTG GGGACGGATTCCGATTGTTTGGTGGCAGAAGTGGGAAAGAAAATGTACGTGATGGACAAGCACCGGATGTAAAGAAGAGCTGGTTCGACATATTTAAACCGAATAGGCAGAAAACACTGGTTGGGGAAG GAATTAGTTCTGAGACGAACGTGCAGCAAGTCAGCTCAGCCTTTCCATCGTCCAGCCCTGCTCGTGTAAGTGGCCAGCCATTAGTTTTACAAGATACGGCCCCACCTGCTCGTGCTCCTGCACGACTCGAGGGAACAACAGCAGATGAAATCCAAGATCTAAAACTCCCCTTGTTAGTAG ATGAGTCGAAGGCCGTGGATCAGCAAATGGAATCAAAACCTAGTCGGGAAGTTCAGACAATTCAAGGCAACGACGTTGTCCAGCTCCCACAACCATCAGTGTCAGCAGCTGTAGACGCGGATGGCACATTGATCTCAGTATCTATTCCTCACAACGAACAAGAAGTTAGAGCCACTATCGTGACCACAACTATTCTCGACAGCATAAATGTCGATTCCAGAAGCAGTGATAGCG GAAATAGTTCCGAAACAAACGTCCAACAAGTCAGCTTAGCCATTCCATCATCCAGACCTGCTCGTGTAAGTGGCCAACCATTAGTTTTACAAGATACGGCCCCACCTGCTCGTGCTCCTGCACGATTCAAGGGAACTACAGCAGAAACTGCTGCACACGAAGGCCGGGATCTAAAAATCCCCTTGTTAG ATAAGTCGGATGCTGTGTTAGCCACGGATCAGCAAACGGAACCAAAACCTATCCAAGAAGTTCAGACCATTCAAGACAACGACATTGTCCAGCTCCCACAACCATCAGTAGACGCGGATAGCACATTGATCTCAGTATCTATTCCTCACAGCGAACAAGACGTTAGAGCCACTATCGTGACTACATCTGTTCTCGACAACAGAAATATCGATTCCAGCAGTGACACCG GTGAGGTCTACCCTGCTGAAGTCCCTCAGAAGGTGACAACCACAACGACGGTCGACTTCAGACACGACAAGCCACTCAGAACTAGTATCATCTCAGAAATAGGAGATGCACCATCTCCACAAG GTGTAGGCAATGATACCAGGATAACTATCATCGATGCACATCCAGTAGCGACTATAACGCCTCCGACAGTTTCCCAGTCGGGAACTCAAACTAATACTGCTGAAAGAGAAGTAATCGGAGCGAGAGAAGAAATCAAAGTTGAAGTGATCAAAAGCATAGTTTACGGTGGGCTAGCAGAGACCATGACTAGCCTTAGCGTTGTGTCATCAGCCGCTGGCGGTGGCGCGGCCACAT TAAATGTGTTAACTCTGGGAGCTGCAAATTTGATTGGAGGTCTTTTCATCATTGCTCACAAT TTGTGGGACTTAAAATGCGACCGCGTCGAGGAGCAGCTCTCGAACCAAGTGACCGAGCAGGTGGATCGTTACAGACAGCTCCTGGGCCGGAGACAGAATTTCGCGCTTCACGCCTTTGTTGCCATAGTAGCGTACATCGCGTTCGGCTTGGTGCCTCCGGTCGTGTACGGCTTCTCGTTCCGCGAGTCAGACGACAAACAGCTGAAGCTATTGATGGTGGCAGCAGCTTCCTTTGTGTGCATACTTGTGCTGTCATTAGGAAAGGCCTGTGTGCAGAGGCCCCCAAAGCCTTACTTGAAAACAGTCGCGACCTTCTTGATTATTGGGATATCTGCCTCGGGCGTGTCGTACGCTGCCGGAGGATTAGTCGAGCGTCTGCTGGAGAAGCTCGGTTTGTTCGAGCCGAGCTCGGTAGCTCCTAACTTGCTTGTGCCGGATATGAGACCAGTTGGTTCGGGATGGGCCTCTCTCTGA
- the LOC121756209 gene encoding uncharacterized protein LOC121756209 isoform X3 codes for MEKEEYKLEVQAEVEEQEAEETTPLVRNSRNGDDSKIIPKYGVEINGGVSNGGVSQNENEELIIPAENQKMEEIDWVLENEAINGGEESEKKVLGSGAEAINGGKNSKENLVFHEKAEGLRVNPIPTYIHKTLIVEDPARTKHDVSSLVPVIQFNGASVIDNQHGEEGKEDGFSSSDGLPSDSSSQEGFVAGVDSTYAYIIREPVLKGPAKFDVSSLDPVIQLNGASVINNQHGEEDKESGVLSSDALSSDSSSQEGVDSTSTYIIREQVLKGPAKYTVSSLDPVIQFNGASVINNQHDEEGKENGVSSSDVLPSDSSSQEDLVEGTIREPILKGPAKYDISSLDPVIQFNGASVINNQHEDEDKENGVSSSDVMSSDSSSQEYLVESVNSTPSYIIREPILKGPGKYIIPSLDPAVEFNGASEISNQYEEEIEKNSISETIDGPSKEIESEETELINEDDLEITELDVERVIRKQTTHDLYCPNCKSCITKRVILSKRKRRRKIPDEEVKRPKTETAAVGTVSSEDQVHQEGEVGNDDAQTQPIDEDDRDRGPAIFRCLSCFSIFIPTGDGFRLFGGRSGKENVRDGQAPDVKKSWFDIFKPNRQKTLVGEGISSETNVQQVSSAFPSSSPARVSGQPLVLQDTAPPARAPARLEGTTADEIQDLKLPLLVDESKAVDQQMESKPSREVQTIQGNDVVQLPQPSVSAAVDADGTLISVSIPHNEQEVRATIVTTTILDSINVDSRSSDSGNSSETNVQQVSLAIPSSRPARVSGQPLVLQDTAPPARAPARFKGTTAETAAHEGRDLKIPLLDKSDAVLATDQQTEPKPIQEVQTIQDNDIVQLPQPSVDADSTLISVSIPHSEQDVRATIVTTSVLDNRNIDSSSDTGEVYPAEVPQKVTTTTTVDFRHDKPLRTSIISEIGDAPSPQGVGNDTRITIIDAHPVATITPPTVSQSGTQTNTAEREVIGAREEIKVEVIKSIVYGGLAETMTSLSVVSSAAGGGAATLNVLTLGAANLIGGLFIIAHNLWDLKCDRVEEQLSNQVTEQVDRYRQLLGRRQNFALHAFVAIVAYIAFGLVPPVVYGFSFRESDDKQLKLLMVAAASFVCILVLSLGKACVQRPPKPYLKTVATFLIIGISASGVSYAAGGLVERLLEKLGLFEPSSVAPNLLVPDMRPVGSGWASL; via the exons aatgaagagCTAATCATTCCTGCAGAAAACCAGAAAATGGAGGAGATTGATTGGGTTCTTGAAAATGAAGCCATTAATGGAGGAGAGGAGAGTGAAAAAAAGGTTCTTGGAAGTGGAGCAGAAGCCATTAATGGGGGCAAGAATTCAAAGGAAAATCTTGTTTTCCATGAAAAAGCTGAAG GTTTACGTGTTAATCCTATACCTACGTATATTCATAAGACGCTAATTGTGGAGGATCCTGCACGTACAAAACACGATGTCTCATCACTTGTTCCCGTAATTCAGTTCAATGGTGCTTCGGTCATAGACAATCAACACGGGGAAGAGGGCAAGGAGGATGGCTTTTCGAGCTCAGATGGGTTGCCTTCAGACAGTTCATCTCAAGAAG GTTTCGTTGCAGGTGTTGATTCCACATATGCATACATTATAAGGGAGCCAGTCTTGAAAGGACCTGCGAAATTCGACGTCTCGTCTCTTGATCCTGTCATTCAGTTGAATGGTGCTTCGGTCATAAACAATCAACACGGGGAAGAGGACAAGGAGAGTGGCGTTTTGAGTTCAGATGCTCTGTCTTCAGACAGTTCATCTCAAGAAG GTGTTGATTCAACATCTACATATATTATAAGGGAGCAAGTCTTGAAAGGACCTGCAAAATACACTGTCTCGTCTCTTGATCCCGTCATTCAGTTCAATGGTGCTTCGGTCATAAACAATCAACACGACGAAGAGGGCAAGGAGAATGGCGTTTCGAGTTCAGATGTCCTGCCTTCAGACAGTTCATCTCAAGAAG ATTTGGTTGAAGGTACTATAAGGGAGCCAATCTTGAAAGGACCTGCAAAATACGACATCTCGTCTCTTGATCCCGTCATTCAGTTCAATGGTGCTTCGGTCATAAACAATCAACACGAGGACGAGGACAAGGAGAATGGCGTTTCGAGTTCAGATGTCATGTCTTCAGACAGTTCATCTCAAGAAT ATTTGGTTGAAAGTGTTAATTCTACGCCTTCATATATTATAAGGGAGCCAATCTTGAAAGGGCCTGGAAAATACATCATCCCGTCTCTTGATCCGGCTGTTGAGTTCAATGGAGCTTCCGAAATAAGCAATCAATACGAGGAGGAGATTGAGAAGAACAGCATCTCTGAAACGATTGACGGGCCTTCCAAAGAGATCGAGAGTGAAGAAACCGAGCTGATTAACGAGGATGATCTGGAAATTACAGAGTTGGACGTCGAAAGAGTCATTCGGAAGCAGACCACACATGATCTGTACTGTCCCAACTGCAAGTCTTGCATTACAAAGAGGGTTATTCTTAGCAAACGAAAGCGCAGAAGAAAGATTCCCGATGAGGAGGTGAAGCGTCCCAAAACAGAAACTGCAGCTGTAGGGACTGTTTCGTCCGAGGATCAAGTTCATCAGGAAGGTGAAGTTGGTAACGACGATGCTCAAACACAACCAATCGATGAAGATGACCGTGACAGAGGCCCGGCTATATTTCGTTGCTTATCGTGCTTCAGCATTTTCATTCCAACTG GGGACGGATTCCGATTGTTTGGTGGCAGAAGTGGGAAAGAAAATGTACGTGATGGACAAGCACCGGATGTAAAGAAGAGCTGGTTCGACATATTTAAACCGAATAGGCAGAAAACACTGGTTGGGGAAG GAATTAGTTCTGAGACGAACGTGCAGCAAGTCAGCTCAGCCTTTCCATCGTCCAGCCCTGCTCGTGTAAGTGGCCAGCCATTAGTTTTACAAGATACGGCCCCACCTGCTCGTGCTCCTGCACGACTCGAGGGAACAACAGCAGATGAAATCCAAGATCTAAAACTCCCCTTGTTAGTAG ATGAGTCGAAGGCCGTGGATCAGCAAATGGAATCAAAACCTAGTCGGGAAGTTCAGACAATTCAAGGCAACGACGTTGTCCAGCTCCCACAACCATCAGTGTCAGCAGCTGTAGACGCGGATGGCACATTGATCTCAGTATCTATTCCTCACAACGAACAAGAAGTTAGAGCCACTATCGTGACCACAACTATTCTCGACAGCATAAATGTCGATTCCAGAAGCAGTGATAGCG GAAATAGTTCCGAAACAAACGTCCAACAAGTCAGCTTAGCCATTCCATCATCCAGACCTGCTCGTGTAAGTGGCCAACCATTAGTTTTACAAGATACGGCCCCACCTGCTCGTGCTCCTGCACGATTCAAGGGAACTACAGCAGAAACTGCTGCACACGAAGGCCGGGATCTAAAAATCCCCTTGTTAG ATAAGTCGGATGCTGTGTTAGCCACGGATCAGCAAACGGAACCAAAACCTATCCAAGAAGTTCAGACCATTCAAGACAACGACATTGTCCAGCTCCCACAACCATCAGTAGACGCGGATAGCACATTGATCTCAGTATCTATTCCTCACAGCGAACAAGACGTTAGAGCCACTATCGTGACTACATCTGTTCTCGACAACAGAAATATCGATTCCAGCAGTGACACCG GTGAGGTCTACCCTGCTGAAGTCCCTCAGAAGGTGACAACCACAACGACGGTCGACTTCAGACACGACAAGCCACTCAGAACTAGTATCATCTCAGAAATAGGAGATGCACCATCTCCACAAG GTGTAGGCAATGATACCAGGATAACTATCATCGATGCACATCCAGTAGCGACTATAACGCCTCCGACAGTTTCCCAGTCGGGAACTCAAACTAATACTGCTGAAAGAGAAGTAATCGGAGCGAGAGAAGAAATCAAAGTTGAAGTGATCAAAAGCATAGTTTACGGTGGGCTAGCAGAGACCATGACTAGCCTTAGCGTTGTGTCATCAGCCGCTGGCGGTGGCGCGGCCACAT TAAATGTGTTAACTCTGGGAGCTGCAAATTTGATTGGAGGTCTTTTCATCATTGCTCACAAT TTGTGGGACTTAAAATGCGACCGCGTCGAGGAGCAGCTCTCGAACCAAGTGACCGAGCAGGTGGATCGTTACAGACAGCTCCTGGGCCGGAGACAGAATTTCGCGCTTCACGCCTTTGTTGCCATAGTAGCGTACATCGCGTTCGGCTTGGTGCCTCCGGTCGTGTACGGCTTCTCGTTCCGCGAGTCAGACGACAAACAGCTGAAGCTATTGATGGTGGCAGCAGCTTCCTTTGTGTGCATACTTGTGCTGTCATTAGGAAAGGCCTGTGTGCAGAGGCCCCCAAAGCCTTACTTGAAAACAGTCGCGACCTTCTTGATTATTGGGATATCTGCCTCGGGCGTGTCGTACGCTGCCGGAGGATTAGTCGAGCGTCTGCTGGAGAAGCTCGGTTTGTTCGAGCCGAGCTCGGTAGCTCCTAACTTGCTTGTGCCGGATATGAGACCAGTTGGTTCGGGATGGGCCTCTCTCTGA
- the LOC121756209 gene encoding uncharacterized protein LOC121756209 isoform X1, with amino-acid sequence MEKEEYKLEVQAEVEEQEAEETTPLVRNSRNGDDSKIIPKYGVEINGGVSNGGVSQNENEELIIPAENQKMEEIDWVLENEAINGGEESEKKVLGSGAEAINGGKNSKENLVFHEKAEGVWKCRICTWKYGNESVCVDAIKTFNFVCEGLRVNPIPTYIHKTLIVEDPARTKHDVSSLVPVIQFNGASVIDNQHGEEGKEDGFSSSDGLPSDSSSQEGFVAGVDSTYAYIIREPVLKGPAKFDVSSLDPVIQLNGASVINNQHGEEDKESGVLSSDALSSDSSSQEGVDSTSTYIIREQVLKGPAKYTVSSLDPVIQFNGASVINNQHDEEGKENGVSSSDVLPSDSSSQEDLVEGTIREPILKGPAKYDISSLDPVIQFNGASVINNQHEDEDKENGVSSSDVMSSDSSSQEYLVESVNSTPSYIIREPILKGPGKYIIPSLDPAVEFNGASEISNQYEEEIEKNSISETIDGPSKEIESEETELINEDDLEITELDVERVIRKQTTHDLYCPNCKSCITKRVILSKRKRRRKIPDEEVKRPKTETAAVGTVSSEDQVHQEGEVGNDDAQTQPIDEDDRDRGPAIFRCLSCFSIFIPTGDGFRLFGGRSGKENVRDGQAPDVKKSWFDIFKPNRQKTLVGEGISSETNVQQVSSAFPSSSPARVSGQPLVLQDTAPPARAPARLEGTTADEIQDLKLPLLVDESKAVDQQMESKPSREVQTIQGNDVVQLPQPSVSAAVDADGTLISVSIPHNEQEVRATIVTTTILDSINVDSRSSDSGNSSETNVQQVSLAIPSSRPARVSGQPLVLQDTAPPARAPARFKGTTAETAAHEGRDLKIPLLDKSDAVLATDQQTEPKPIQEVQTIQDNDIVQLPQPSVDADSTLISVSIPHSEQDVRATIVTTSVLDNRNIDSSSDTGEVYPAEVPQKVTTTTTVDFRHDKPLRTSIISEIGDAPSPQGVGNDTRITIIDAHPVATITPPTVSQSGTQTNTAEREVIGAREEIKVEVIKSIVYGGLAETMTSLSVVSSAAGGGAATLNVLTLGAANLIGGLFIIAHNLWDLKCDRVEEQLSNQVTEQVDRYRQLLGRRQNFALHAFVAIVAYIAFGLVPPVVYGFSFRESDDKQLKLLMVAAASFVCILVLSLGKACVQRPPKPYLKTVATFLIIGISASGVSYAAGGLVERLLEKLGLFEPSSVAPNLLVPDMRPVGSGWASL; translated from the exons aatgaagagCTAATCATTCCTGCAGAAAACCAGAAAATGGAGGAGATTGATTGGGTTCTTGAAAATGAAGCCATTAATGGAGGAGAGGAGAGTGAAAAAAAGGTTCTTGGAAGTGGAGCAGAAGCCATTAATGGGGGCAAGAATTCAAAGGAAAATCTTGTTTTCCATGAAAAAGCTGAAG GAGTGTGGAAGTGTCGAATCTGCACTTGGAAGTATGGCAATGAAAGTGTCTGTGTTGATGCTATCAAAACTTTTAATTTTGTGTGTGAAG GTTTACGTGTTAATCCTATACCTACGTATATTCATAAGACGCTAATTGTGGAGGATCCTGCACGTACAAAACACGATGTCTCATCACTTGTTCCCGTAATTCAGTTCAATGGTGCTTCGGTCATAGACAATCAACACGGGGAAGAGGGCAAGGAGGATGGCTTTTCGAGCTCAGATGGGTTGCCTTCAGACAGTTCATCTCAAGAAG GTTTCGTTGCAGGTGTTGATTCCACATATGCATACATTATAAGGGAGCCAGTCTTGAAAGGACCTGCGAAATTCGACGTCTCGTCTCTTGATCCTGTCATTCAGTTGAATGGTGCTTCGGTCATAAACAATCAACACGGGGAAGAGGACAAGGAGAGTGGCGTTTTGAGTTCAGATGCTCTGTCTTCAGACAGTTCATCTCAAGAAG GTGTTGATTCAACATCTACATATATTATAAGGGAGCAAGTCTTGAAAGGACCTGCAAAATACACTGTCTCGTCTCTTGATCCCGTCATTCAGTTCAATGGTGCTTCGGTCATAAACAATCAACACGACGAAGAGGGCAAGGAGAATGGCGTTTCGAGTTCAGATGTCCTGCCTTCAGACAGTTCATCTCAAGAAG ATTTGGTTGAAGGTACTATAAGGGAGCCAATCTTGAAAGGACCTGCAAAATACGACATCTCGTCTCTTGATCCCGTCATTCAGTTCAATGGTGCTTCGGTCATAAACAATCAACACGAGGACGAGGACAAGGAGAATGGCGTTTCGAGTTCAGATGTCATGTCTTCAGACAGTTCATCTCAAGAAT ATTTGGTTGAAAGTGTTAATTCTACGCCTTCATATATTATAAGGGAGCCAATCTTGAAAGGGCCTGGAAAATACATCATCCCGTCTCTTGATCCGGCTGTTGAGTTCAATGGAGCTTCCGAAATAAGCAATCAATACGAGGAGGAGATTGAGAAGAACAGCATCTCTGAAACGATTGACGGGCCTTCCAAAGAGATCGAGAGTGAAGAAACCGAGCTGATTAACGAGGATGATCTGGAAATTACAGAGTTGGACGTCGAAAGAGTCATTCGGAAGCAGACCACACATGATCTGTACTGTCCCAACTGCAAGTCTTGCATTACAAAGAGGGTTATTCTTAGCAAACGAAAGCGCAGAAGAAAGATTCCCGATGAGGAGGTGAAGCGTCCCAAAACAGAAACTGCAGCTGTAGGGACTGTTTCGTCCGAGGATCAAGTTCATCAGGAAGGTGAAGTTGGTAACGACGATGCTCAAACACAACCAATCGATGAAGATGACCGTGACAGAGGCCCGGCTATATTTCGTTGCTTATCGTGCTTCAGCATTTTCATTCCAACTG GGGACGGATTCCGATTGTTTGGTGGCAGAAGTGGGAAAGAAAATGTACGTGATGGACAAGCACCGGATGTAAAGAAGAGCTGGTTCGACATATTTAAACCGAATAGGCAGAAAACACTGGTTGGGGAAG GAATTAGTTCTGAGACGAACGTGCAGCAAGTCAGCTCAGCCTTTCCATCGTCCAGCCCTGCTCGTGTAAGTGGCCAGCCATTAGTTTTACAAGATACGGCCCCACCTGCTCGTGCTCCTGCACGACTCGAGGGAACAACAGCAGATGAAATCCAAGATCTAAAACTCCCCTTGTTAGTAG ATGAGTCGAAGGCCGTGGATCAGCAAATGGAATCAAAACCTAGTCGGGAAGTTCAGACAATTCAAGGCAACGACGTTGTCCAGCTCCCACAACCATCAGTGTCAGCAGCTGTAGACGCGGATGGCACATTGATCTCAGTATCTATTCCTCACAACGAACAAGAAGTTAGAGCCACTATCGTGACCACAACTATTCTCGACAGCATAAATGTCGATTCCAGAAGCAGTGATAGCG GAAATAGTTCCGAAACAAACGTCCAACAAGTCAGCTTAGCCATTCCATCATCCAGACCTGCTCGTGTAAGTGGCCAACCATTAGTTTTACAAGATACGGCCCCACCTGCTCGTGCTCCTGCACGATTCAAGGGAACTACAGCAGAAACTGCTGCACACGAAGGCCGGGATCTAAAAATCCCCTTGTTAG ATAAGTCGGATGCTGTGTTAGCCACGGATCAGCAAACGGAACCAAAACCTATCCAAGAAGTTCAGACCATTCAAGACAACGACATTGTCCAGCTCCCACAACCATCAGTAGACGCGGATAGCACATTGATCTCAGTATCTATTCCTCACAGCGAACAAGACGTTAGAGCCACTATCGTGACTACATCTGTTCTCGACAACAGAAATATCGATTCCAGCAGTGACACCG GTGAGGTCTACCCTGCTGAAGTCCCTCAGAAGGTGACAACCACAACGACGGTCGACTTCAGACACGACAAGCCACTCAGAACTAGTATCATCTCAGAAATAGGAGATGCACCATCTCCACAAG GTGTAGGCAATGATACCAGGATAACTATCATCGATGCACATCCAGTAGCGACTATAACGCCTCCGACAGTTTCCCAGTCGGGAACTCAAACTAATACTGCTGAAAGAGAAGTAATCGGAGCGAGAGAAGAAATCAAAGTTGAAGTGATCAAAAGCATAGTTTACGGTGGGCTAGCAGAGACCATGACTAGCCTTAGCGTTGTGTCATCAGCCGCTGGCGGTGGCGCGGCCACAT TAAATGTGTTAACTCTGGGAGCTGCAAATTTGATTGGAGGTCTTTTCATCATTGCTCACAAT TTGTGGGACTTAAAATGCGACCGCGTCGAGGAGCAGCTCTCGAACCAAGTGACCGAGCAGGTGGATCGTTACAGACAGCTCCTGGGCCGGAGACAGAATTTCGCGCTTCACGCCTTTGTTGCCATAGTAGCGTACATCGCGTTCGGCTTGGTGCCTCCGGTCGTGTACGGCTTCTCGTTCCGCGAGTCAGACGACAAACAGCTGAAGCTATTGATGGTGGCAGCAGCTTCCTTTGTGTGCATACTTGTGCTGTCATTAGGAAAGGCCTGTGTGCAGAGGCCCCCAAAGCCTTACTTGAAAACAGTCGCGACCTTCTTGATTATTGGGATATCTGCCTCGGGCGTGTCGTACGCTGCCGGAGGATTAGTCGAGCGTCTGCTGGAGAAGCTCGGTTTGTTCGAGCCGAGCTCGGTAGCTCCTAACTTGCTTGTGCCGGATATGAGACCAGTTGGTTCGGGATGGGCCTCTCTCTGA